Part of the Engystomops pustulosus chromosome 4, aEngPut4.maternal, whole genome shotgun sequence genome is shown below.
AGTTTTCTTTCAGTTCATTGACCTCATCTCTGTATTTTTGCCATCGTAAAACAGTGAAGACAATTAGAGTAATAAGGAAAATAGTAGATATGACGCAGATGGCAACAACCATGTAAATATTTTCATCAGAAAACTCCTCTCCCGTCACCTTGGTCTCTTGGTTATCAAACTTTAATTCTTCTCCAGATTCCACTACAAATACAACAATCTGTGTCTCCGCTGTCATGAATGGTTCTCCATGATCCTGAGCTACTACATGCAATCTGTACTCATCACTATCTGAATCTGAAAATGGCCGCTTTAGAGTAATTTCTCCAGTTTGATGGGCAATGGTAAATGGAGATCTTCCAGATCCAGCAGATTCCTTTAACTTATAGAATGTCCAAGCATTGTACCCAGAATCCAGATCCACGGCCTTTACTTTGGTAATCAGGTGTCCAGGTTCTGCTGATTTTGAGGTTTTAATAGTTAATGCAGAATGAAGTGGGGTGAATGTAGGAGCATTATCATTAATATCTTCAATGAATATGTTCAGAGTAAGGTTAGAGCTCAGGGCTTGTAGACCGGCATCAGTGGCTTTTATAAGACATTGGAAATGTGCAATCTGTTCATGGTCAAATGATACTAAAGCAAAGACCTTCCCGTTCTCAGGATTAATGGAGATATAAGAAGATATAGGGATCCCATCAATTGTTTGCTCCCGAATTGAGTAAGTGATAAAAGAATTCTGCCCAATATCTGGGTCAGAGGctgaggctgtatatatatgggtcccTGGTGGGTTGTTCTCCTTGATGAATACTGTGTCTATTGACTGGATGAATCTAGGAGCATTGTCATTGACGTCACTTATATCAATCTTTAGAGATTTTGTTGTGGACAGGGACGGGGAACCTTCATCTCTTGCTACAATTATAACTTTATATTCATCTTTCACCTCTCGATCTAAAAGTCCATTAACAATCAAAGAAAAATCACTCATGAAAGCTGGATTTATTTTGAATGGTGAACCCCGAGAAATAAAGCAATGGACTTTCCCATTGGATCCTGAATCTTTATCATGGACACTGATGATGGCGACTGTTGTCCCCGGAGGAGAATTTTCAGGAACAGGAACTGATAGAGATGTCACCATCATCTCAGGAGGGTTGTCATTGACATCTACAACAGACACTAGAACCTTACAATTTCCAGTTTGCTGAACATCTCCATGATCAATAGCGTGAACTTGAATTTTATATATATCTACAGTTTCAAAATCCAATTTCCCTTTTATTCTAATTTCTCCTGTATATTTGTCTAAGGTAAATGCTTCTTTTGTCTCCTGTGACACCATATTACTAAATTCATATATTATATCTCCATTTCTCCCTTCATCCAGATCTGTAGCATTCAGCTTAAACACTAGAGTTCCTTCCACAGCATTTTCAGTCACACTGCACTGGTAAAATGGCTGATCAAACACCGGAGCATTATCATTGAAATCCTCCACAGTAACAATAATATGTGTGGTACCACTCAGCCTTGGTTTCCCTCCATCATAAGCTGTAAGGGTCAGATTGTGGACAGATTGCTTCTCTCGGTCTAAATTCTTTTTCAGCACAAGCTCCAATGACTTGATCTGGTTCATATATTTTTGGAAATCCAATGCAAAAGAATCACTTGCACTGAGCTCATAGTTTGTGATAGAATTGGTTCCAAGATCTGGATCTGCAGCTTCATTCAATAGGAAACGTGATCCTGCATGTTTAATCTCTGATATGAGAAGATTATTTACACTGGAGGAGAATACTGGACTATTATCATTGATATCTTCTATTTCTACATCTACACGATACATCTGCACCGGCTTATCTACAATAACCTGCAGAGGAATAATACAGAAGGGAGTATTTGGACACAGCACTTCTCTGTCTATTGTCTCCTTAACAAACAGGATCCCATTCTGCAGATTCACTTGGAAATATTCCTTCTCATCTCTAGAGACAATATGTAACATTCTGGAATTAATCTCACCTATTTCCAGTCCAAGATCCTGAGCAATTCTCCCAACAAAGGTGCCATGCTTGGATTCCTCCGGGATGATATAATGCAGCTGACTCAGGACCACATCCCATGTTATGTGTAACACAAAGAAATGAAGGAGCTTGTTCTGAGCTTGGTAATCCTGTCTGTGATGGAGCATTTCTTTTCTTATTGAAAGTAAAGGTAAGAATATTTCCAAATAAGGCACTGATGTTAATAGAGGAATAAGGAGAATAGAAAAAAATCTGTCATGGCCGGAATCCTGCAGCAAGAATCTCATTTCAGGACAGAGAAATGCATTTCCTATTTCCTTGTTGCTATTAGTTGGTGGGGACTGCCATCTAGTGCTCAATTTCTAGGTTACATGACAGATATACCCTatattttttagctttttaaaTTGCTTACTGTTATTGTATATTAAATAACACAATAGTCTATTTAGAAGAGTTTCTCTTTTACacttattattttaatatattttcatattgtgTATTACACCTTGTTTTGGCCTTGTTTaatttttgtttaaaataaaatttaatatttAAGATCTAAACCTAATAAAACTAGCATTAGTTTTAatttataaagaattatttatgtttttttttgtttacagtgcATAGAATAATTATACTATAAATAAGTTTAATAACTTTAAGTGCCTGTGGTTCATGGTGTAATAAAAGTAAAGTTAggttatggaaaaagtagaattattgataaatttagaattttccttttatttttagaTAGATTCCTAGATACCATACTTaaactttatacattttaataGTAATTTATCAGTGTGTTTTGCTGGTTCTCTCATGCTTTTTTAGATTCCTTTCTCACCGTTGGATTTTGCGGGTTCTTATGCAGCATTTCACCGAAGTGCACGCAAACTTACCGGGTCGGTTTGTTACCGGGTTTTTGATATCTCAATAAGAACTGCAATCTCACATTGATAGGTGGTTTATTGTCTGAGTTGGCACATGTTGTGGCAtactcaatgggggacatgtatcttagttttatTTCTTAGGtgtaattgagacatttggaaggccTTTTTTGAACCTTATgtatatgatcatgtcttttttcttgtgatacatgtttaatttttcctgtcctggcaggtgcaacttttgttttttgttgcaaatgtctcaaatccacaaacACAAGCTCTTCTGCTTttctcaactgttgtgatgtgtttaaaaatccatttattaatgccacatgtgacctcacctCTAGAAGTAACcaacatttcaataaaatgtgaatgcaaaaatgtataaattgtaaaaaaagaaaCGACCCAAGCTTTCATTGCCCAGAAGGTTTAAGtgtaaaatgttaaacatttaaagcatgtgaaataattttaATTAACATGTTAAAGCAGGGTACATGACAATAAACCATCCCTTGcatctgccctggaccaggtgcagatttgcgcctaaaatgtCGGAAAGAATTGTGATACATAAGGGAAAATTtgtatggaacatctggaaaaaaaaatgcacaagatgcagaccaaggtgtacttaaaAACCGATAGCAAAAGTTgcagttaaaagtcgcaaaaacagcaaaagtcacaaaaaaatagaCATTTAAACTGGGAAGTATGctaatacgttttccaaggtgttatattgaaaacaatgcctccttttgctaccttgaaaggcagccccattaacaccaagtatgacctaaaagaagtctaaaaacatcatgtttttagacttcttgtaggtcatacttggtattAAGGGAGTTGCCTTCCAAGGTAGTAAAAAGAGgccttgttttccatttaacaacgTGGAAAATGTatagcatctatggctttaagtatCCACATGCCtttatggtggccttaattgttaatatctccataaggagagacctgacctctgaccctagtcaattaaactagcagaaattaagatacatgtgccccaatgagtttttcTGAGTTTTTGTGAAAAAAAGGTTAGGCCATGCATACAATAAATTGGATGCAACAAAGGATACCAAACCAAACACAAAAAAGCACTTAACAAGCCAAAAATAGTGTAAAATAAGTTCCCCACTTTGTTTTCACATTTGTGCTATGGGTGAAATAATGGTGTATAAATGTCTAAATGTAAAATTAAGGGTATAGAGGCTATTTCTACTTTTTGAAATTGCAAAAAtctaaaatctaccatttgtgaaATGACAAAAAAACTAACTTAAGGGGGTATTTTGGGAatatgaaagtctgatacaaaaacccataatgctataaatatatgaatataacaaaactcaatgtcataaaTCAAAAAAAGGAGCtgaaagcacatctaccaccaggatcaagggtagtaaaccaaacacactgacatactggtgtgtgccccctctagcaggatctgctctttttttcacttttaagttaaaaacatttatatatgtatacacacacatatatatgtatgtatattaacAGTAACAGCACATTACAGAAAATAATCAAAAaccatttactatacattatactcaTATATGCATATGAGTGGATTCTACCAGGTTAATATAAAATATCAGGATACATTTTACGGATTACATTACAACATTACAGATTTAATTATACAGCTTTTAATTTTAGCAGAGTTAAAAGGTCCACcatctgttaaaaaaaacctcaagTCTAAATTCAATCCAAAAACATCAAGTTAGTCCAAAAGTTAAAGCTTACAGAACATAATCATAAACCCTATATTTAAATCatattatataaattattttcCAATATTAAAATAGAGATatagatttattttaatttttgatcCCCATTAATATCATTGATAAATCTATTAATGTATTGTAACTATGTAACCAATAACTTCTCAATCCCCTTTACCAAGAACAATAAGATGGTTTGAAGATTTCTGATAAATAGCCCTTTTTGATTTACaatattttaaaagttttatGCATAGTTTATTGCATAGACCGTTTGGTTTGAATTAAATCCCCTAGTATCATAGTAAATCAAGTTGAATAATGATGCAGGTCCATTAAGTCCAGTCTATAGCCTACAAGCTAGATGTCTATTGGACCattgaagtaaaaaaaatggttaaaagaaacaaaataaaattcaAAGTAGTTTGAAGTTGCTTTACCATCATGTATGCTCCCCGCTCAAGCGAATGCTAAAGATTAGGGAAACACTGTCCTGAATTATACCAACCATCACTATAGAAACTTTTTCACTTTTGAACTTTCAAAAGGCCCattacatctttttttttataatataggaTACAAGGGCaaataacatacacaaaataCACCTTGAAAAAGGTTCTATTAAGCACTAATGTAATTTCTCCTTTAAATCCAATATAtcataatttcatttttttttcatttaatttgcaAAAGTGTTCAATATTGTATCTTTATACAATATTTAGACAATAGTATAAAGATTTGAAATTGATTATTTGCTTATTTCTTCAAAATGTTATATATGTCAAACAAAGTAGAAAAATAACAGCGTACTTTGTGATAAAAtaggtactgtatttttcggcctataaggcgcaccaaaaatcctttaattttctcagaaatcaaaggtgcgccttatatatgaacttatacagaaatgtactacagacaagatgtactgtacatttaccagtgtttaatagctccatccccagaaatttcctgcaccttcccacacagtatacagggtccctggctcctgaagtgccctggcaccacaactaacattgtgcccatcctgccctcccctagcactgAGAggccggagctgccatagtgccgaccacgaggcaatcatcatcatcagtaaccaatcccccatacctgacagccctgtaacaggggaaagagaaggagccacagggaaccccacaggaataacaccctgcctgaggagggaaggagaaggggcagagggagaccgcttaacccctgctgcatcaccctgcattaacccccagcagcccatacctctgagatcggagctctctgacacgctgaagacaagtttcccaggaagtgtagctggctagaactgtgcacaggtctgccacctgctggttatttttaggtactgcatttgatcctgcgccttatactccagtgcgccttatatatgaacctagatgtcttagcaggcatttattagaggtgtgccttatagtccggtgcgccttataggccgaaaaatacggtaagtcatAAATCAATCCACAAATCCAACCCAATAATGAATTACTTAATACACAAATTGACGGCAAAATCCTAGATATGATAGTGACTTGGTTGTACCTTACAACCATATATTTAAgtttacaagaatattgtatgaaAAGGGAAATGTTTTCACTATTTTTAAAAGGAGCAGATGGATATTAAAAATCAAAGCTTAAGAGGAATATCAAATGGTTTATAATCTGGCAGAAGAAATAGTGTTAAAGCTTGTAATATGATAATAGGGTAGATAACAGATTTACAAAATGCCTAATGGTGTTTTCTAGGAATATGGAAAATTCCTTAGTAGCCAGGGCAGGGATGGGGAAAAAATAGAACACAAACCAACCCAACTCCAGCTCCTGCATCATTTTGTTACTTCCAGTTTTAAGTCTAGTAACTGTAAGTTCAGTGGGGTCAGAGAAATTGAAGtgccttggaaaacatattgaaGTCCTGTGACCTGAGGAGACCACTTATTGGATGGAGTGGGGAATACATAATCCAACTTTGGAAGATGTATTTGAAGAGAACTTACTTTTCACATAAAGAGAAAGGCTCAACTAAAAATAATGTGCATGGCATATTGTGGCCCATATAGAAACTATGCGTATGAGAAAACATATAAATGCCCTAAAGGCaggtaaataaataattaatgtaGTGTGGCAAACACTGGCAATGCATCAAAATAAGACCTAAAACAAGTTCATTATGGTAACATAAGAAATCATTATGCCTTTGAGTGTGGAAAGGCAACCTCTTCTGGTtaactgaaaaaataaaatatcaaacTTCCATccataaaatattaaatgatCACCTTTCTAACCTAAATATTCCTCTGTTTTACATTATGTTTACATATGGTGTTAACATTTTTTCTGAAGATCACAGAAAGTCATTCCCCTGTGTCAGTGATTACAGAGAGAGTGTCGAAACTACCAAAACGCACATATTTTTTGTAAAGTGTCAGCTGGCAAtttaatcagtaacttattgctctgtgCTTTTTAACAGCTTTCAATTGCATTAGTGTCCAGAggataccaatacagtagaaagaaggaggaaaaaAATCATTGAAGCTTGCCTCCACGGTCCCGTGAACAGGTAAAATCCTAGGGCCCGATACAGACCGctaatgataatcaagctctgtttGTACTCCTAACTCTTACTGCAGTTATAGACAGCAAAGGACGCCTGTACTGTGAAAGGAGGTCTTGACTGTGCTAGG
Proteins encoded:
- the LOC140126356 gene encoding protocadherin alpha-3-like isoform X7; protein product: MLHHRQDYQAQNKLLHFFVLHITWDVVLSQLHYIIPEESKHGTFVGRIAQDLGLEIGEINSRMLHIVSRDEKEYFQVNLQNGILFVKETIDREVLCPNTPFCIIPLQVIVDKPVQMYRVDVEIEDINDNSPVFSSSVNNLLISEIKHAGSRFLLNEAADPDLGTNSITNYELSASDSFALDFQKYMNQIKSLELVLKKNLDREKQSVHNLTLTAYDGGKPRLSGTTHIIVTVEDFNDNAPVFDQPFYQCSVTENAVEGTLVFKLNATDLDEGRNGDIIYEFSNMVSQETKEAFTLDKYTGEIRIKGKLDFETVDIYKIQVHAIDHGDVQQTGNCKVLVSVVDVNDNPPEMMVTSLSVPVPENSPPGTTVAIISVHDKDSGSNGKVHCFISRGSPFKINPAFMSDFSLIVNGLLDREVKDEYKVIIVARDEGSPSLSTTKSLKIDISDVNDNAPRFIQSIDTVFIKENNPPGTHIYTASASDPDIGQNSFITYSIREQTIDGIPISSYISINPENGKVFALVSFDHEQIAHFQCLIKATDAGLQALSSNLTLNIFIEDINDNAPTFTPLHSALTIKTSKSAEPGHLITKVKAVDLDSGYNAWTFYKLKESAGSGRSPFTIAHQTGEITLKRPFSDSDSDEYRLHVVAQDHGEPFMTAETQIVVFVVESGEELKFDNQETKVTGEEFSDENIYMVVAICVISTIFLITLIVFTVLRWQKYRDEVNELKENYKICSNTGGSWMYSQHTQYRISSNSLRPKSDLIVFTPNTSQTPGNEEQIHPQGVVLNSSYMPKHPNPDWRYSASLKAAMQGAVHMEGAAVLRGAAVGLEQQWPTVSSATPELEGGEVSPPVGAGVNCNSWTFKYGPGNQKQPVPQIPQDFPENFIIPGSPAIISIRQDQQAAPGHSKSNFITFGKKEETKKKKKKKKGNKNQEKGNNQPDNNDQ